The Theileria orientalis strain Shintoku DNA, chromosome 2, complete genome genome has a window encoding:
- a CDS encoding molecular chaperone DnaJ translates to MDEEDINNDIMAAAELKLELAHSVVKPTKTRPSQNEEESSSSPFKLSNVKPSKLDTDENIVSSNPVISGLFSTRNPRDITSAVGSGIKSITKGVVIGTTSLVLCPVVGVTNDGVTGFFKGVGAGVLAAITLPLAGIGVSLYQVGRGALNTPKAICEKASGKVWNKEKRVWEENWYSLEEEAKMLKEYRESHKDAAVSPPNKETYENNTDVFETELYEILQVPPNATQETIRRAYYRLAKKYHPDKNMNVDGEEDFNQLFHRLGEAYQILGDEQRRKKYDKYGRSAISDMSIMDSQLFFSMLFGSDSLEPYIGKLRMALYLELEINENLTPTAHDFEKLQQAREVEIALNLREFLRSFVCGELDEFKNHVRAVAEDLCKSSFTVAIVETLGWTYQNYAKQYIGKRSSFLGLSGRFAKSKQKTRSLGKGLKTFSYMFKTAVLESGRRADDSEQPISDVGVNYNEESIPVILDAMLNICLMDIQNTVRASCKRLLKDMSVDSSWRFRRAEALQEAGNIFLQVARELKPQFTGGQSTNEVDQYVNEIKERRQVRKNVHYSNDAFY, encoded by the coding sequence atggacgaggaggataTTAACAATGATATTAtggctgctgctgagctCAAATTAGAGCTAGCACATTCAGTCGTTAAGCCAACGAAAACCAGACCATCCCAAAATGAGGAGGAATCTAGTTCGTCTCCATTTAAACTTTCCAACGTTAAGCCATCGAAGTTGGACACAGATGAAAATATCGTGAGTTCGAACCCAGTAATTTCGGGTCTGTTCAGCACCAGGAATCCTCGCGATATAACGAGCGCAGTTGGCTCGGGCATAAAAAGTATAACTAAAGGGGTGGTTATAGGGACCACCAGCCTAGTCCTCTGTCCGGTGGTTGGAGTAACAAACGACGGAGTGACGGGATTTTTCAAAGGAGTCGGCGCCGGTGTGCTTGCTGCAATAACACTTCCCCTGGCAGGGATAGGAGTGTCACTCTACCAGGTGGGCCGGGGAGCCCTGAACACGCCCAAGGCAATCTGCGAAAAGGCCTCCGGAAAGGTCTGGAACAAGGAGAAGAGGGTCTGGGAAGAGAACTGGTACTCTCTGGAGGAAGAGGCGAAGATGCTGAAGGAATATCGCGAGTCTCACAAGGATGCGGCAGTCTCACCCCCTAACAAGGAGACCTACGAGAACAACACCGACGTGTTCGAGACTGAGCTGTATGAAATATTGCAAGTGCCCCCCAACGCAACTCAGGAAACGATCAGGAGGGCCTACTACAGGCTCGCGAAGAAGTACCACCCCGACAAGAACATGAACGTGGACGGCGAGGAAGATTTTAACCAGCTGTTCCACAGGCTAGGGGAGGCGTACCAGATCCTGGGCGACGAGCAGAGGCGGAAGAAGTACGACAAGTACGGGCGCTCCGCAATCAGCGACATGTCGATCATGGACTCGCagctcttcttcagcatgCTCTTCGGCTCAGACTCGCTCGAGCCGTACATCGGCAAACTCAGGATGGCGCTCTACCTGGAGCTCGAGATCAACGAGAACCTCACGCCCACGGCCCACGACTTTGAGAAGCTGCAGCAGGCCAGGGAGGTCGAGATAGCGCTGAACCTGCGGGAGTTCCTCAGGAGCTTCGTCTGCGGGGAGCTCGACGAGTTCAAGAACCACGTCAGGGCAGTCGCCGAGGACCTGTGCAAGAGCAGCTTCACGGTGGCCATCGTGGAGACTCTGGGGTGGACGTACCAGAACTACGCCAAGCAGTACATCGGCAAGCGCTCCTCATTCCTCGGCCTCTCGGGCCGCTTCGCCAAGTCGAAGCAGAAGACGCGCTCACTCGGCAAGGGCCTGAAGACGTTTTCCTACATGTTCAAAACTGCCGTCCTGGAGAGCGGCAGGCGCGCTGACGACTCCGAGCAGCCGATTTCCGACGTCGGCGTCAACTACAACGAGGAGAGCATTCCCGTGATCCTGGACGCCATGCTGAACATTTGCCTCATGGACATCCAGAACACCGTCAGGGCCTCCTGCAAGAGGCTCCTGAAGGACATGTCCGTCGACTCCTCCTGGCGCTTCAGGCGGGCGGAGGCGCTCCAGGAGGCCGGCAACATCTTCCTGCAGGTAGCTAGGGAGCTGAAGCCGCAGTTTACTGGTGGTCAGTCTACCAACGAGGTCGACCAGTACGTCAACGAGATTAAGGAGCGCAGGCAGGTCCGTAAAAATGTGCACTATTCAAACGATGCATtctactaa